The sequence below is a genomic window from Betaproteobacteria bacterium.
AGGACGGCGTTCAGGGGGGTGCGGATTTCGTGGCTCATATTGGCCAGGAACTCGCTGCGCGCGGCGGCCAGCCGGCGGGCCTCGGCCAGAGCCGCTTCCCGCGCCGTTTCCAGGCGCCGGCGCTCGGTGATGTCGGTGGCCACGCCGATGACGGCAGGCTTGCCCTGGTAGTCGAAGGCGCGGCCCTGCACTTCGATCTCGAAGCAGCTGCCGTCCCTGCGCAGGGCCGTGAAGGTGTACTGGGCGATGCGCTCCCGCTTTTCGATACGCGCCTGGACGCGTTCGAGGACCTGCTTGCGGTTTTCGGGAGCGACCAGGTCCATGATGGCGATCTTGCCAATCATTGCGTCGGGATCGTCGTAGCCGAACAGGGTGGCAAAGGCGGGATTGACGTAGGCGAAGCGGCCCTCGCAGAGGATGTAGATACTCACCAGGGGCTGCTCGACCAAGCCGCGGAATTTTTCCTCGGATTGGGTAAGTTCGGCGGTGCGCTCGGCGACCATGCTTTCCAGCTTTTCCTGCTGCGCTTCCAGGCTCTTTCTGGCCAGGACCCGCTCCGTGATGTCGGTGGACTGGACGGTGATCCAGACGATGCGTCCGCTCCCATCCAGCACCGGTTGCACGATGAAGTCCTTGAAGCGTACTTCGCCGCTGCGCAAGGACGAGGTGATTTCGAAGCGGCTTGCCTGACCGGCGACGGCCGTCTCCACCGCTTCCCGGATACGGTTCCGCATGGCGGGGTCGTGGTCGTACCAGGGGCCTTCCCAGAAGGGACGGCCGACCAGATCATCCATGCGGGCACCCGCCGCGCCCAGGGCCGTGTCGTTGATGACGACGATGCGGCCCGCCGCGTCGAGGAGCCCCAGATTGAGGAACGGCGTGTTGAGCATGGCGCGGGCCTTCAACTCGCTCTCGCGCAGGGCCATTTCGGTCTGCACCCGCTGGGTCACGTCGTGCAGGCTGGCAACCACGCCCTCGATGCCGGCGGCGGTGCGGAAGGGTCGGTAGTCCGCCTCATAGAGCTTCTCTTCGCCGGCCAGGTTACGGCGGCTGGTGACGTAACGCACCGGCTGGCCCGCCAGGGCGCGCCGCAGGTAGGGTTCCACTTCGTTGAACAGGGTGGGCGGCAGAACCTCGGCCAGGGGCCGGCCGTGGATGTCCGCCGGGGTCATGCCGAACTGGGCGGCGTAGGCCGGGTTGGCGATGCCGTAACGGAGGCCGGGGTCGATGAAGGCCAGCAGATCCACCGAGGTGTCGAGGACTTCGCGGAAGCGGCGCAGGTCGAGTTCGGCTGCGATGCGCTGGCTCACGTCGGAGACGATGACGATGACGTGGGACTCGCCCCCGATGACCACGGAGCCGAGGCCGATTTCGACGTGGAATTCCCGGCCGTCCCGGCGCAGGGCCTTGAGGTGGCGCCCCTGGCCCATGATGCGGGGCGGGCTGTCGGGGGGAAAGCCTTCCCGCAGACTGCGGTGGGCGCGGCGCATCGGGGTCGGGATGAGGGTTTCCACCGCCTGGTCCAGGAGTTCCCCTGCGGCGTAGCCGAACATGCGCTCGGCTTCCGGGTTGAGGCGCACGATGCGCCCGTCGCTCGCCACCACCAGAATGCCCTCGGGCACCCGGTCCAGAATGAGGTTGGCACGGGACTCGCTGTCCCGCAGGGCATCCTCGATCGCCTTCAGGTGGCTGACGTCCTGGACCGTGCCCCGCAGGTGCGTCGGGCGTCCGTCGCGTTCCCGGGTGAATTTGCCGCGTATGTGCACCCAGCGGATTGCCCTGTCGGCGGGGCGGCAGATGGGGCAGGTGCGCTCCCAGGACGCACCATCCTGCAATCGGGCCGCGAGTTCGGCCGCCGCAGCCGGACGCTCGCCGGGGGGGCTCAGATCGTTCCAGGCGGCAAGGGTGCGCGGATAGGCGTGGTCGATGCCCAGGATTTCTTCCAGGACCGGCGAGGCGCTCCAGTGGTCGGCAGCGATGTCGTAGTCGTAGGAACCCACCAGGGCGATGCGCTGGGCTTCCTCCAGGTGGTCGCGGGCGGCCAGCAGATCCCGGGTCTGCTCCGCCACCTCGCCTTCCAGGTGCAGCATGTAGCGCTGCTCGCTGGCCAGGCGCTCCTGTGCGCGGCGACTGGCGCTGCGCAGTCGCTCGGCCGCCAGCCAGGCCGTGACCCAGAGCAGCAGAAGCCCCACGACGCCCAGCGTCACGTAGCGGCCCGCATCCGTGCGAGGGGCGGTGTCCGCCGCGGCGGCCACGACGCTCCAGTCGGTCCCCGTGACCGGCACGGAGGAGCCCGGGACGGGCACGATGGCGCCGCTCGGCGGCATGCCTTTGCTCAGGTCGAAGGGACGTTGCGCCGCGAGCAGGGGCCGTGCCGGATCGGCGCTGTGGGCCAGGTAGAGGCGATAGCCCTGGGGCTCGAACCACTCCAGGGGCGAGGCGAGCACACTCTCCGCGACGGCGACCCGCAGGGCGCCGGGCCCGGCGGTGAGGGCGACGGGGACGAGCAGCTCGTAGCGCGGCTGCTCTCCGGCGAGGCTGAGGAAGGCGCCGCCCTGGCCTGCGGCGATGAGTCGGCGGCTGCGGTCGCGGTGGTCGCTGTCCAGCGGCAGGCCGGCGTGGGCCAGGGGGCTGGCGTCGGCGTCCAGGAGTTCCAGGGAGAGTACTTCCGGCATGCGCCGTTGCAGGTCGGCGGTCAGGCTGGCGAGGCGGCGGGTCGTGGCCGGAAGTTCCGGGTCGAAACCGGCGGCGACCGACTGGCGCCGGATTTCCAGGCGCTGTTGGTCCAGGGTATGGACCAGGCGGTTGGCCGCCCCGCTGGTGGCATCGCGCACCGCCTGTAGGCGGGTTTCCCGGTCCCGCAACTGCCCGAGGTAGAGGGAGCCGACCAGGGCGAACGACAAGGCGAGCGCCACGGCATAAACAGCCAGACTCGTCAGGGTGGAACGGGTGATTTTCTGGTCGGCGGATTTGTCGACGGA
It includes:
- a CDS encoding PAS domain S-box protein, translated to MPGESVDKSADQKITRSTLTSLAVYAVALALSFALVGSLYLGQLRDRETRLQAVRDATSGAANRLVHTLDQQRLEIRRQSVAAGFDPELPATTRRLASLTADLQRRMPEVLSLELLDADASPLAHAGLPLDSDHRDRSRRLIAAGQGGAFLSLAGEQPRYELLVPVALTAGPGALRVAVAESVLASPLEWFEPQGYRLYLAHSADPARPLLAAQRPFDLSKGMPPSGAIVPVPGSSVPVTGTDWSVVAAAADTAPRTDAGRYVTLGVVGLLLLWVTAWLAAERLRSASRRAQERLASEQRYMLHLEGEVAEQTRDLLAARDHLEEAQRIALVGSYDYDIAADHWSASPVLEEILGIDHAYPRTLAAWNDLSPPGERPAAAAELAARLQDGASWERTCPICRPADRAIRWVHIRGKFTRERDGRPTHLRGTVQDVSHLKAIEDALRDSESRANLILDRVPEGILVVASDGRIVRLNPEAERMFGYAAGELLDQAVETLIPTPMRRAHRSLREGFPPDSPPRIMGQGRHLKALRRDGREFHVEIGLGSVVIGGESHVIVIVSDVSQRIAAELDLRRFREVLDTSVDLLAFIDPGLRYGIANPAYAAQFGMTPADIHGRPLAEVLPPTLFNEVEPYLRRALAGQPVRYVTSRRNLAGEEKLYEADYRPFRTAAGIEGVVASLHDVTQRVQTEMALRESELKARAMLNTPFLNLGLLDAAGRIVVINDTALGAAGARMDDLVGRPFWEGPWYDHDPAMRNRIREAVETAVAGQASRFEITSSLRSGEVRFKDFIVQPVLDGSGRIVWITVQSTDITERVLARKSLEAQQEKLESMVAERTAELTQSEEKFRGLVEQPLVSIYILCEGRFAYVNPAFATLFGYDDPDAMIGKIAIMDLVAPENRKQVLERVQARIEKRERIAQYTFTALRRDGSCFEIEVQGRAFDYQGKPAVIGVATDITERRRLETAREAALAEARRLAAARSEFLANMSHEIRTPLNAVLGLAQVGLRDSRGRQIAGSFRRILDSGQTLLTVVNDILDYSKIEAGKLKLENAPFDLGQVIDRATAIVAPLAYGKGLQLEIFVAPDLAPRYVGDTVRLTQVLLNLLSNAVKFTPSGRITLAASARDGQLLLSVTDTGIGIPSDEIGRLFQPFEQADGSTTRRFGGTGLGLSIVHSLVHLMGGAIHVLSDTGQGSRFEVVLPLAADGEAPRAAPLRVVLVGFAPDAAIVAALAARGHRVQAATAADALGGGADLVLLDAALASDPAVASLLLDVLATGDQTVVLATTPGGKELPSVLRDRCAVVERPLRPAKVFAALEAGGGDHTLEAAQARLPGVSILAAEDNEVNRLVLEEMLIAEGVLLTLAEDGLAALEIVEREGAKAFQVVLTDIQMPRLDGYGLAQRLRQIAPELPVVGLTAHAMPEERERCLAAGMVEHLTKPVDLELLVSTLRLLAGRSAAAPEDARAMPTGDVQRSPAGSGPDRAVDAASIDWQGLENRFRGKADFVRRLLEKFESSYRGAGAELRRLAAARDYEGLSFQAHTLKGVFGNLLFTEAVEHAARTDQLARQRDPAALLEAEALAARSEALLQEVRRQLQGQAAGTR